The Streptomyces sp. 11x1 genomic sequence GGCCACGCCCTCGTGGCCGAGGCCGGTCAGCAGGGTGCGAAGGTCGGCCATCGGGACCTTCTTGCTGCCGCCCACGTTGATCCCGCGCAGAAGCGCCGCGTACGTCGTCATGGACTCACCCTAAGCACCGTACGGCGGGACACCCTGAGGAGCGGCCCCGAGAAGCCGGGATGGGTGTAAGGGGCCGCTGTCCTCCCTGATGGGGAGGGAGCGGGGTCCGAGCGGAGGACCCGGGGGCGATGGGGTTCACCGGAGAGCACGACGAGATGCCCTTATCCAGCTCATACCTTCGAATCGAAAGGTGGCGGCAGGGGGTCGCCATCGCATACGAGGGGGCTGGCCCGTCATGGCGAACGGAGAGGTACGGGTGCGGGGAATCGCCGCCCGGGCGGGCGGCTGGAGCGCCCAACACCGCTGGGCGGCCGTCGGGATCTGGCTGCTGTTCGTGGTGCTGACCATGGGGATCGGCTCGGCGATGGGCTCGGTCGAGGTCAAGGACAGCGATCAGCTCAAGGGGGAGACCAGCACGGCGGCGCACATCGTCGAGGAGGCGGGCATCGAGGAGCCCGCCGGCGAGACGGTCCTGATCCAGGCGAAGGACGACCGTACCCGGGCCACGGACCCCGCGTTCCGGGCCGCCGTCGACGACGTGATGAAGGCCGTCGGGAAGACCGGGGAGGTCGCCGACGTGACCTCCCCGTACGACACGGGGACGATCTCGAAGGACGGCCGCAGCGCGCTGGTGCAGTTCGACGTGCGGGGCGCGTCGGACACGGCGGGCGAGCGGATCGAGCCGGTGCTGAAGGCCGTCGCGGACGTCCAGAAGGAGCACGGGACGCTGCGGATCGAGGAGATCGGCGGCGCCTCGATGATGAAGACGTTCGACGACGCCTTCGGGGACGACTTCCAGAAGGCCGAGTACTCGGCCGTACCGGTGGCGCTCGGCATCCTGCTGATCGCGTTCGGCGCGGTCGTCGCGGCGCTGGTGCCGGTGGCGCTGGCGATCACCGCGATCATCGCGACGATGGGGCTCATGGCCATCGTCAGCCATGTGATCCCGATGAGCGACACCGCCAACTCCGTGATGCTGCTGGTGGGTCTGGCCGTCGGTGTCGACTACTGCCTGTTCTATCTGCGCCGTGAACGCGAGGAGCGGGCGGCGGGCCGGGACGCGCGGACCGCGCTGCGGGTGGCCGCCGCGACCAGTGGCCGCGCCATCATCGTCTCCGGTGTCACGGTGTGCGTGGCCATGGCGGGCATGCTGTTCACCGGGCTCGCCGAGTTCGAGGCGATGGGCCTGGCATCCCTGATGGTCGTGGCCGTCGCCATGGTCGGCTCGGTCACGGTGCTGCCCGCGCTGCTGTCGCTGCTGGGCGGTCGGGTCGAGAAGGGCCGTATCCCGTTCCTGCACCCGGACAAGCGGCGCAAGAGCGGCCGCTCCGGCGCCGGTGCGGAGAGCCGCTTCTGGAACGCCGTCCTGCGGGTCGTGCTCGCCAAGCCGACGCTGTCGCTGGTCGTGGCGACCGGCGCGCTGCTCGCCGTGGCCGCGCCCGCGCTCGGGATGAAGACGCAGAACCTGACCCTGGACCAGGAGTTCGGCGACTCGCTGCCGATCGTGCAGACCTACAACCGGGTCAACGAAGCCTTCCCCGGCGGTTCCGAGCCGGCCGAGGTGGTCGTCAAGGCGAAGGACATCAACGCTCCCGAGGTGCGGGCGGCGCTGGCCGACTTCAAGGCGGAGGCCGTCGCCTCGGGTGCCTCGCGCGGCCCGGTGGAGATCAAGGTGCACGACGAGCGGAACGTGGCGTTCGTGTACGTGCCGCTGGTCGGCGGCTCCGACCAGGACAAGGCGGGCGCCAGCCTGGACAAGCTGCGCGACGAGGTACGGCCCGCCACGCTCGGCAAGGTCGAGGGCGTCGAGGCGCCTGTCACCGGACAGGTCGCGGGCAACCAGGACTTCAACGACCAGCTGGTCGGTTCCGTGGTCCCGGTCTTCGCCTTCGTCGTGGTCTTCGCCTTCCTGCTGATGCTGCTGTCGTTCCGCTCGCTGACGATCGCGGCGACGTCGATCGTGCTCAACCTGCTGTCGGTGGGCGCCGCGTACGGCATCCTCGTCGCGGTCTTCCAGCACGGTTGGGGTGCCTCGCTGGTGGGCGCGGAGGGTGTGGGCGCCATCATCACCTGGCTGCCGCTGTTCCTGTTCGTGATCCTGTTCGGGCTGTCGATGGACTACCACGTGTTCGTGGTCTCGCGGATCCGTGAGGCGCGGCTGCGCGGTCGTACGACGAAGGAGGCGATCCGGCACGGAGTGGTCACCACGGCCGGGGTCGTGACCAGCGCGGCCGTCATCATGGTCGCCGTCTTCTCGATCTTCGGGACGCTGTCCATGCAGTCGATGAAGCAGATGGGTGTGGGCCTCGCGGCCGCCGTCCTCATCGACGCGACGGTCATCCGCGGCGTGCTCCTGCCGGCCGTGATGGCCCTGCTGGGCGAGCGCAACTGGTACCTGCCGAAGTGGCTGAACCGACTGCCGGACCTCACCCACGACGAGTCCCCGGAGCCGGGAACGGGAACGGGGCCGGAGTCGACCCCGCCGGCCCGGGACCAGCGGGTACGGGTCTGATCGGGTCCTGAGCGCGGTCGTGGGCCGGGGTGGCATCGCCGCCCCGGCCCACGTCCGTGTCCGTGCACCTGTCCGTGCCCGGTGGCTCAGGCCGCCGTGGCGACGTCACCCCGGTCGAAGGAGTCGAGGGTCCGGGTGAAGTCGCGGGTGGAGAGCAACAGCTTGTAGACGA encodes the following:
- a CDS encoding MMPL family transporter — translated: MANGEVRVRGIAARAGGWSAQHRWAAVGIWLLFVVLTMGIGSAMGSVEVKDSDQLKGETSTAAHIVEEAGIEEPAGETVLIQAKDDRTRATDPAFRAAVDDVMKAVGKTGEVADVTSPYDTGTISKDGRSALVQFDVRGASDTAGERIEPVLKAVADVQKEHGTLRIEEIGGASMMKTFDDAFGDDFQKAEYSAVPVALGILLIAFGAVVAALVPVALAITAIIATMGLMAIVSHVIPMSDTANSVMLLVGLAVGVDYCLFYLRREREERAAGRDARTALRVAAATSGRAIIVSGVTVCVAMAGMLFTGLAEFEAMGLASLMVVAVAMVGSVTVLPALLSLLGGRVEKGRIPFLHPDKRRKSGRSGAGAESRFWNAVLRVVLAKPTLSLVVATGALLAVAAPALGMKTQNLTLDQEFGDSLPIVQTYNRVNEAFPGGSEPAEVVVKAKDINAPEVRAALADFKAEAVASGASRGPVEIKVHDERNVAFVYVPLVGGSDQDKAGASLDKLRDEVRPATLGKVEGVEAPVTGQVAGNQDFNDQLVGSVVPVFAFVVVFAFLLMLLSFRSLTIAATSIVLNLLSVGAAYGILVAVFQHGWGASLVGAEGVGAIITWLPLFLFVILFGLSMDYHVFVVSRIREARLRGRTTKEAIRHGVVTTAGVVTSAAVIMVAVFSIFGTLSMQSMKQMGVGLAAAVLIDATVIRGVLLPAVMALLGERNWYLPKWLNRLPDLTHDESPEPGTGTGPESTPPARDQRVRV